The genome window ATAATTCCGTGACTTTTGGCAAAGATTCTGGCTGTATAGTACCAAACTTATACTCGCGTTTTAAAGCTTCAGCCGGTATCCCCCCTGTATCGCCAATACGATATATTTGCGAGTAATGCCAAATCGATTTAATATTATTATCAATATCTATATGGATTATATAATGTTTACGTTGTATATCATTAAAAAATGCCGCTGCTATAAGCGATATATCAGGATATTTTTCTATATTTACTAAAGCTATATTTTCTAAGTTTTCGGGGCATTGAACAATTCTATCTGAAGCCGTTAATCTTTTAAACTCTTCCTCGCCTATTTTTTCTTTTAGTCTACTTTTGTATTCTTGTTCTTTATCTGAAGGAAATACTATTTTATCGTTTTTACAATCAACTAAAAAAGGAGTTTTAATAGCATATTTAATAAATAAATCTTTTAGTTTCATAATAATAAATTTTTTAATATATGCGGCTATAATATTAATAATTTGTTATATGTCAAATCATATCTTCTAGTCTATCTAGGTAATGCTTTAAAAATCGTAACAACTTCGCTTCAGGGCTTAAGTTTTTCACAGCCCATTTTTTTATCCAAGGTTCGGCGAGCTGCCACATATTAACATTCCCGTCTAACTGCCTGCCTATCCCTTCAACCATTATCAAAGTCTTTTGCAATAGCAATAATTCCGGTTGTACTTCCATACCGAAATCTTCAGTGATTTTAAATAAATGTGCAAGTAACTTACCTATGGAAATATTTTTCGTGGGCGTACCTACAATAGGCTCAGTAACTGCTCTACAACTCCCTGCGAATAAATCTAAATCGGTATTTGATGGGATGTAGCCGGCTCTTAAATGTACTTTAGCAACCAATTTATAATCACGTTTTAAAAAACCAAATAAGCTTTCAGCAACGGCTAAACGATCTTTTTCTTTAAGTCTACCCATAATGCCAAAATCTAGTAGAATTATCTTACCTTGCTTGTTTACTAAAATATTTCCTGCATGTAAATCAGCATGAAAAAATCCATCTCTATAAGCTTGATTGAAAAACATTACGGCAAAATCCTGAGCTATTTTTGCGGGCTTTAATCCCATTTCTTTTAGCAGAACAGTATCATATATAGATGTTCCGTCTAACCACTCGGTGGTTAGGATATTTTCTGATGTTAAGTCCCAATATATTTTAGGGATTATCACATTAATATCATTTCGCATATTATCCATAAGCTCAGAAGAAGCTGCCGCTTCTAGCCTTAAATCAAGCTCAAATCTCATAGTTTCATGAAATTTATCAACTACTTTAATCGGTTTTAGCCTTTTTGCTTTAGAAAATTTTGAGATAATTTTTGCAAGAAAATATAGCAGCTTAATATCTCTATTATATTTTTTATGAATACCAGGACGCAGAATTTTCACCGCAACATATTCACCGGTTGTGAGTTGTGCCTTATGTACTTGCGAGATTGATGCGGCTGCGACTGGGTTGTCGTCGAAATGTAGGAAAGGGAGGGTGTCATTGCGAGCATTCGTAGAATGCGTGGCAATCTTTTGCTTACTTGCTGAGATTGCTTCGTCGACATAAATATCTCCTCGCAATGACGCTATCAACTTCCTCGCCACCCCACCATCAAACGGAGGTAATTTATCTTGCAGTAACCTTAAATAATCTGCTATCTCTGCCCCTACTAAATCCGGTCTTGTTGAAAGAGTTTGTCCGAATTTAATATAAATAGGTCCAAGATCACTTAAACAATCTATTAAACGTTTGCCGTAATCTTCTTGTGATTTTTTTATTAACGAGACAGGAGCAAAAAATAAAGCTAATATATAACCGATAAACCTGAAATATTTAGGACTTTTTGAATCAATTAGGATTTGTTTTTTACTGATGATACGAAAAATACGTATTAAATTAAAAAAATTACTTATCATATCTTATACGCACTGTGGATAGCAACTATTCCGCCGCTCAAATTTTTATAACTAACTTCTTCAAATCCTGCTTCTTTAAGCATTATTCTAAACTCGTCTTGCGAGGGAAATAACTCGATACTTTCAACCAAATATTCATATGCCTCTTTATTACCGGTGATTGCCTGACCGATGGTAGGTATAATACTAAATGAATAAAATTTATAAAAATCTTTAAAATAACTTTCTTTTACCTTTGAAAACTCAAGGCATATAAACTTACCCATCGGTTTTAGAACCCTATAAGCTTCTTTTAAAGCTTTATTAATGTCAGGGACGTTTCTAATACCGAATGCTATAGTATAATAATCAAAACTATTATCTGAAAAAGGCAGTTCTTCGGCACTTGCTACAGTAAATTTAAGGTTCTGAAATAAATTAAGATCAATTGCTTTTTTCTTAGCATTCTTTAGCATCTCTT of Rickettsia tillamookensis contains these proteins:
- the ubiB gene encoding 2-polyprenylphenol 6-hydroxylase; protein product: MISNFFNLIRIFRIISKKQILIDSKSPKYFRFIGYILALFFAPVSLIKKSQEDYGKRLIDCLSDLGPIYIKFGQTLSTRPDLVGAEIADYLRLLQDKLPPFDGGVARKLIASLRGDIYVDEAISASKQKIATHSTNARNDTLPFLHFDDNPVAAASISQVHKAQLTTGEYVAVKILRPGIHKKYNRDIKLLYFLAKIISKFSKAKRLKPIKVVDKFHETMRFELDLRLEAAASSELMDNMRNDINVIIPKIYWDLTSENILTTEWLDGTSIYDTVLLKEMGLKPAKIAQDFAVMFFNQAYRDGFFHADLHAGNILVNKQGKIILLDFGIMGRLKEKDRLAVAESLFGFLKRDYKLVAKVHLRAGYIPSNTDLDLFAGSCRAVTEPIVGTPTKNISIGKLLAHLFKITEDFGMEVQPELLLLQKTLIMVEGIGRQLDGNVNMWQLAEPWIKKWAVKNLSPEAKLLRFLKHYLDRLEDMI
- the ubiE gene encoding bifunctional demethylmenaquinone methyltransferase/2-methoxy-6-polyprenyl-1,4-benzoquinol methylase UbiE encodes the protein MNQTNFGFKKVDYTKKQGLVNNVFSNVADKYDLMNDLMSFGLHRLWKDEFIKQIPNLNSNILDVASGSGDIALKLAKKARDRGNNIALTLSDINEEMLKNAKKKAIDLNLFQNLKFTVASAEELPFSDNSFDYYTIAFGIRNVPDINKALKEAYRVLKPMGKFICLEFSKVKESYFKDFYKFYSFSIIPTIGQAITGNKEAYEYLVESIELFPSQDEFRIMLKEAGFEEVSYKNLSGGIVAIHSAYKI